One region of Neorhodopirellula lusitana genomic DNA includes:
- a CDS encoding TadE/TadG family type IV pilus assembly protein: MFSFSSQRKASPRRPVTSRLAGTRSCGLFKLRRVAGTDRKNNQRKRLGATLVEFAIVSNVLLITIFTCMEFARMNMARNLMQDAAYYAARKAIVPGATATEAEAEADRIMGSIFSNGYTVSCTPISDEAESVTVTVGVNMDEIALFVPMFLGGIELNSVATMKTERYSGYYEQ; this comes from the coding sequence ATGTTTTCATTTTCATCCCAACGCAAAGCGTCGCCTCGGCGTCCAGTGACTTCCCGGCTAGCAGGAACGCGATCATGCGGTCTGTTCAAGCTGCGACGCGTTGCCGGGACGGATCGCAAGAACAATCAACGCAAACGCTTGGGCGCAACCCTGGTTGAGTTCGCGATTGTCAGCAACGTGTTGCTGATCACGATCTTCACCTGCATGGAATTCGCTCGCATGAATATGGCCCGCAACCTGATGCAAGACGCTGCCTACTATGCGGCACGTAAGGCAATTGTTCCGGGCGCGACCGCGACGGAAGCGGAAGCCGAAGCGGATCGAATCATGGGGTCGATCTTCTCCAATGGATACACCGTCAGTTGCACGCCGATTTCTGATGAAGCCGAGTCAGTAACCGTGACGGTGGGGGTGAACATGGATGAAATCGCGTTGTTTGTTCCGATGTTCCTGGGCGGTATCGAACTGAATTCGGTCGCAACGATGAAGACGGAACGATACAGCGGCTATTACGAACAATAA
- a CDS encoding succinylglutamate desuccinylase/aspartoacylase family protein, which produces MANPESSVWFGKSVAPGSSVNVELQITESYSGRDISIPIRVIRGIDSGPSVFVTGALHGDELNGTGAIRSLIADPEFVLQRGTVIMVPVLNVLGFERHSRYLPDRRDLNRCFPGNASGSMATRMAKVIFDAIVRECDFGIDLHTAAVRRTNYPNIRTDFKNTECMRIAQAFGAGVILDGKGPKGSFRREATAVGCPTVVVEGGEVWKVEPSVVDCMTRGIVNVLKELDMMDGEPEIPDNQVRIRTTKWVRAERGGFLDLHVGPGSTVVTGQPMATNSSLVHEDQNRLEAPFDGIVIGMSTLPAVQPGEPVFHLGKLSSSKTAARVERNTQADDMQRMAQEHLSTNVQVVDPVGDVESAETPED; this is translated from the coding sequence ATGGCCAATCCTGAGTCTTCTGTTTGGTTTGGTAAGTCAGTCGCCCCCGGCTCCAGCGTCAACGTTGAGCTTCAAATCACCGAGAGCTATAGCGGGCGTGACATTTCGATTCCCATTCGCGTCATCCGCGGGATCGACTCCGGCCCGAGCGTGTTTGTCACTGGCGCATTGCATGGCGACGAACTCAATGGCACCGGAGCAATTCGGTCGCTGATCGCCGATCCTGAATTCGTACTCCAGCGAGGGACCGTGATCATGGTCCCAGTGCTGAATGTCCTGGGCTTCGAACGCCACTCGCGATACTTACCCGACCGCCGCGACCTGAACCGTTGCTTCCCCGGTAACGCGTCCGGCAGCATGGCGACTCGAATGGCGAAAGTGATCTTCGACGCGATCGTGCGGGAATGCGACTTCGGAATCGACCTGCACACCGCAGCGGTTCGCCGCACAAACTATCCGAACATCCGGACTGACTTTAAAAACACCGAGTGCATGCGAATTGCCCAAGCATTTGGAGCCGGCGTCATTTTAGACGGCAAAGGGCCCAAAGGTTCTTTCCGTCGCGAAGCGACCGCGGTTGGTTGCCCCACCGTTGTTGTCGAAGGCGGCGAAGTGTGGAAGGTCGAACCGTCGGTCGTCGATTGCATGACTCGGGGAATCGTCAATGTGTTGAAGGAACTCGACATGATGGACGGCGAGCCTGAGATTCCGGATAACCAAGTTCGGATTCGCACGACCAAATGGGTCCGAGCCGAACGAGGCGGTTTCTTAGACCTGCACGTAGGCCCCGGTTCCACCGTCGTCACGGGACAACCCATGGCAACGAACAGCAGCTTAGTGCACGAGGACCAGAACCGGCTGGAAGCTCCGTTCGACGGCATCGTGATCGGCATGTCGACTCTGCCCGCGGTTCAGCCCGGCGAACCAGTCTTTCACCTGGGTAAGCTATCAAGTTCCAAAACAGCCGCGCGTGTTGAGCGGAACACCCAAGCGGACGACATGCAGCGAATGGCCCAGGAACATCTTTCCACCAACGTGCAGGTCGTGGATCCAGTCGGCGACGTTGAATCGGCCGAGACACCGGAAGACTAG
- a CDS encoding VWA domain-containing protein: MKTSPFQNDRSRSRRLGGVTVLLAVVLPMLAILAAFAINAAHIQMVRTELAIASDAAARSAGRTFSEEQTVEAALNAAKATAALNNVNGEPLQLDAATNTLDIEFGESSQNDSYGRFQFSKIPTSQVDGNKLTVSSIRVNAKRSTDSLSGPVRFVFPTVFAKSEFTPSFTSVAMQVDRDISLVLDRSGSMEWKTYDWPDGFSPWSSDAIDAGVDAGQLYWKRGNLKYSSGKNEESYYDYLWEDFLELGDSPNTPWEDLVLAVHAFLNVLDQTPQNEQVSIASYSSSGTLDAWLTHDFEAIKSELATLNTGGSTGIGNGMNQGIRAFDHTNARPFASKTMVVMTDGNHNSGTYPDTVASSLMSNYNMNIQTVTFGSGANQADMREVAEIGQGKHYHADSGDELVGAFEEIANNLPTILTQ; encoded by the coding sequence ATGAAAACCTCCCCCTTTCAAAACGATCGTTCCCGATCTCGTCGTCTGGGCGGCGTCACCGTCCTGCTTGCAGTCGTCTTGCCGATGCTGGCCATCTTGGCTGCCTTCGCAATTAACGCGGCTCACATTCAAATGGTTCGTACCGAGCTTGCAATCGCATCGGATGCAGCAGCCCGTTCGGCAGGCCGTACCTTTAGCGAAGAACAGACCGTGGAAGCGGCGTTGAATGCTGCGAAAGCAACGGCCGCGTTGAACAACGTCAATGGTGAACCGCTGCAGTTGGACGCCGCAACCAATACGCTCGACATTGAGTTTGGCGAATCAAGCCAAAACGATAGCTATGGACGTTTTCAGTTCAGTAAGATTCCAACAAGTCAGGTCGACGGCAACAAGCTGACGGTTAGCTCGATTCGTGTGAACGCGAAACGATCGACCGACTCGCTTAGCGGACCTGTTCGATTCGTGTTCCCTACCGTGTTCGCGAAGAGTGAGTTCACGCCTTCGTTCACCAGTGTGGCGATGCAAGTTGACCGCGATATTTCGTTGGTTCTGGATCGAAGTGGTTCGATGGAATGGAAGACTTACGATTGGCCCGACGGATTCAGCCCTTGGAGCTCCGATGCGATCGACGCAGGTGTAGATGCCGGCCAGTTGTACTGGAAAAGAGGTAACTTGAAGTACAGCAGCGGTAAGAATGAAGAAAGCTACTACGACTACTTGTGGGAAGACTTTCTCGAGTTGGGTGACTCGCCCAATACGCCGTGGGAAGATCTTGTGTTGGCGGTTCACGCGTTCTTAAACGTGCTCGACCAAACTCCACAAAACGAACAGGTCTCAATCGCAAGTTACTCCAGCAGCGGAACGCTAGACGCTTGGTTGACTCATGACTTCGAAGCGATCAAAAGTGAACTGGCGACGCTCAACACGGGTGGGAGTACAGGAATCGGCAACGGGATGAATCAAGGCATTCGTGCTTTCGATCACACCAACGCACGTCCGTTCGCATCCAAAACAATGGTTGTGATGACAGATGGAAACCACAACTCCGGAACGTATCCGGACACCGTGGCCAGTAGCCTGATGTCGAACTACAACATGAACATCCAAACGGTGACGTTTGGTAGTGGTGCGAACCAAGCGGATATGCGAGAAGTCGCTGAGATCGGTCAAGGGAAGCACTATCATGCCGATTCAGGTGACGAACTTGTTGGTGCGTTTGAAGAAATCGCGAATAACCTTCCGACTATCCTGACCCAGTAG